From Falco biarmicus isolate bFalBia1 chromosome 18, bFalBia1.pri, whole genome shotgun sequence, one genomic window encodes:
- the KCTD9 gene encoding BTB/POZ domain-containing protein KCTD9 isoform X3: MRRVTLFVNGSPRNGKVVAVYGTLSDLLSVASNKLGIKATSVYNGKGGLIDDIALIRDDDVLFVCEGEPFIDPQTDGRPHEELTGSHTDWLTLNVGGRYFTTTRSTLVNKEPDSMLAHMFKDKGVLEEARFFGIDSLIEHLEIAIKNSQPAEDHSPISRKEFVRFLLATPTKSELRCQGLNFSGADLSRLDLRYINFKMANLSRCNLAHANLCCANLERADLSGSVLDCANLQGVKMLCSNAEGASLKGCNFEDPSGLKANLEGANLKGVDMEGSQMTGINLRVATLKNAKLKNCNLRGATLAGTDLENCDLSGCDLQEANLRGSNVKGAIFEEMLTPLHMSQSVR, translated from the exons atGAGGCGGGTCACGCTGTTCGTTAACGGCAGCCCCCGGAACGGGAAG GTCGTGGCTGTGTATGGGACGTTGTCAGATTTGCTGTCTGTGGCTAGTAATAAGCTCGGAATAAAAGCAACCAGTGTTTACAATGGAAAAGGTGGACTCATTGATGATATCGCTTTGATTAG GGATGATGATGTTTTGTTTGTCTGCGAAGGGGAACCATTCATTG ATCCTCAAACTGATGGGAGACCTCATGAAGAGCTAACGGGGTCACACACAGATTGGTTAACACTCAATGTTGGAGGCCGATACTTCACCACTACACG GAGCACTTTGGTTAACAAAGAACCTGACAGTATGTTGGCCCACATGTTTAAAGATAAAG gTGTTTTGGAAGAAGCCAGGTTTTTTGGTATCGATTCACTAATTGAACATCTAGAAATAGCTATTAAG AACTCGCAGCCAGCTGAGGATCATTCTCCCATATCTCGAAAGGAGTTTGTCCGATTCCTGCTGGCAACCCCAACCAAGTCTGAGCTGCGATGTCAG gGTCTCAATTTCAGTGGAGCAGATCTTTCACGTCTGGATCTTCGCTACATAAACTTCAAGATGGCTAACCTAAGCCGTTGCAACCTAGCGCACGCCAACCTGTGCTGCGCAAATCTGGAAAGAGCTGACCTCTCTGGATCCGTGCTTGAT TGTGCAAACCTTCAGGGGGTAAAGATGCTGTGTTCCAACGCAGAAGGAGCATCTCTGAAAGGGTGCAACTTTGAAGATCCTTCAGGCCTTAAAGCTAATTTGGAAG gTGCTAACCTGAAAGGTGTTGACATGGAAGGCAGTCAGATGACAGGAATTAATCTAAGAGTTGCAACgctgaaaaatgcaaaactaaaaAACTGTAATCTGAGAGGAGCAACATTGGCGGGAACTGATTTGGAA AATTGCGATCTATCAGGTTGTGATCTACAAGAAGCTAATTTGAGGGGATCTAATGTGAAAGGAGCTATCTTTGAAGAGATGCTGACACCTTTGCACATGTCTCAGAGCGTCAGATAG
- the KCTD9 gene encoding BTB/POZ domain-containing protein KCTD9 isoform X2 — protein MRRVTLFVNGSPRNGKVVAVYGTLSDLLSVASNKLGIKATSVYNGKGGLIDDIALIRDDDVLFVCEGEPFIDPQTDGRPHEELTGSHTDWLTLNVGGRYFTTTRSTLVNKEPDSMLAHMFKDKDAWGNKQDHRGAFLIDRSPEYFEPILNYLRHGQLIVNDGINLLGVLEEARFFGIDSLIEHLEIAIKNSQPAEDHSPISRKEFVRFLLATPTKSELRCQGLNFSGADLSRLDLRYINFKMANLSRCNLAHANLCCANLERADLSGSVLDCANLQGVKMLCSNAEGASLKGCNFEDPSGLKANLEGANLKGVDMEGSQMTGINLRVATLKNAKLKNCNLRGATLAGTDLES, from the exons atGAGGCGGGTCACGCTGTTCGTTAACGGCAGCCCCCGGAACGGGAAG GTCGTGGCTGTGTATGGGACGTTGTCAGATTTGCTGTCTGTGGCTAGTAATAAGCTCGGAATAAAAGCAACCAGTGTTTACAATGGAAAAGGTGGACTCATTGATGATATCGCTTTGATTAG GGATGATGATGTTTTGTTTGTCTGCGAAGGGGAACCATTCATTG ATCCTCAAACTGATGGGAGACCTCATGAAGAGCTAACGGGGTCACACACAGATTGGTTAACACTCAATGTTGGAGGCCGATACTTCACCACTACACG GAGCACTTTGGTTAACAAAGAACCTGACAGTATGTTGGCCCACATGTTTAAAGATAAAG ATGCTTGGGGAAATAAGCAAGATCATAGAGGAGCATTCCTAATTGACCGCAGTCCAGAGTATTTTGAGCCAATTTTGAACTATTTGCGTCACGGACAGCTCATTGTAAATGATGGCATTAATTTGCTAG gTGTTTTGGAAGAAGCCAGGTTTTTTGGTATCGATTCACTAATTGAACATCTAGAAATAGCTATTAAG AACTCGCAGCCAGCTGAGGATCATTCTCCCATATCTCGAAAGGAGTTTGTCCGATTCCTGCTGGCAACCCCAACCAAGTCTGAGCTGCGATGTCAG gGTCTCAATTTCAGTGGAGCAGATCTTTCACGTCTGGATCTTCGCTACATAAACTTCAAGATGGCTAACCTAAGCCGTTGCAACCTAGCGCACGCCAACCTGTGCTGCGCAAATCTGGAAAGAGCTGACCTCTCTGGATCCGTGCTTGAT TGTGCAAACCTTCAGGGGGTAAAGATGCTGTGTTCCAACGCAGAAGGAGCATCTCTGAAAGGGTGCAACTTTGAAGATCCTTCAGGCCTTAAAGCTAATTTGGAAG gTGCTAACCTGAAAGGTGTTGACATGGAAGGCAGTCAGATGACAGGAATTAATCTAAGAGTTGCAACgctgaaaaatgcaaaactaaaaAACTGTAATCTGAGAGGAGCAACATTGGCGGGAACTGATTTGGAA TCTTAG
- the KCTD9 gene encoding BTB/POZ domain-containing protein KCTD9 isoform X1 has product MRRVTLFVNGSPRNGKVVAVYGTLSDLLSVASNKLGIKATSVYNGKGGLIDDIALIRDDDVLFVCEGEPFIDPQTDGRPHEELTGSHTDWLTLNVGGRYFTTTRSTLVNKEPDSMLAHMFKDKDAWGNKQDHRGAFLIDRSPEYFEPILNYLRHGQLIVNDGINLLGVLEEARFFGIDSLIEHLEIAIKNSQPAEDHSPISRKEFVRFLLATPTKSELRCQGLNFSGADLSRLDLRYINFKMANLSRCNLAHANLCCANLERADLSGSVLDCANLQGVKMLCSNAEGASLKGCNFEDPSGLKANLEGANLKGVDMEGSQMTGINLRVATLKNAKLKNCNLRGATLAGTDLENCDLSGCDLQEANLRGSNVKGAIFEEMLTPLHMSQSVR; this is encoded by the exons atGAGGCGGGTCACGCTGTTCGTTAACGGCAGCCCCCGGAACGGGAAG GTCGTGGCTGTGTATGGGACGTTGTCAGATTTGCTGTCTGTGGCTAGTAATAAGCTCGGAATAAAAGCAACCAGTGTTTACAATGGAAAAGGTGGACTCATTGATGATATCGCTTTGATTAG GGATGATGATGTTTTGTTTGTCTGCGAAGGGGAACCATTCATTG ATCCTCAAACTGATGGGAGACCTCATGAAGAGCTAACGGGGTCACACACAGATTGGTTAACACTCAATGTTGGAGGCCGATACTTCACCACTACACG GAGCACTTTGGTTAACAAAGAACCTGACAGTATGTTGGCCCACATGTTTAAAGATAAAG ATGCTTGGGGAAATAAGCAAGATCATAGAGGAGCATTCCTAATTGACCGCAGTCCAGAGTATTTTGAGCCAATTTTGAACTATTTGCGTCACGGACAGCTCATTGTAAATGATGGCATTAATTTGCTAG gTGTTTTGGAAGAAGCCAGGTTTTTTGGTATCGATTCACTAATTGAACATCTAGAAATAGCTATTAAG AACTCGCAGCCAGCTGAGGATCATTCTCCCATATCTCGAAAGGAGTTTGTCCGATTCCTGCTGGCAACCCCAACCAAGTCTGAGCTGCGATGTCAG gGTCTCAATTTCAGTGGAGCAGATCTTTCACGTCTGGATCTTCGCTACATAAACTTCAAGATGGCTAACCTAAGCCGTTGCAACCTAGCGCACGCCAACCTGTGCTGCGCAAATCTGGAAAGAGCTGACCTCTCTGGATCCGTGCTTGAT TGTGCAAACCTTCAGGGGGTAAAGATGCTGTGTTCCAACGCAGAAGGAGCATCTCTGAAAGGGTGCAACTTTGAAGATCCTTCAGGCCTTAAAGCTAATTTGGAAG gTGCTAACCTGAAAGGTGTTGACATGGAAGGCAGTCAGATGACAGGAATTAATCTAAGAGTTGCAACgctgaaaaatgcaaaactaaaaAACTGTAATCTGAGAGGAGCAACATTGGCGGGAACTGATTTGGAA AATTGCGATCTATCAGGTTGTGATCTACAAGAAGCTAATTTGAGGGGATCTAATGTGAAAGGAGCTATCTTTGAAGAGATGCTGACACCTTTGCACATGTCTCAGAGCGTCAGATAG
- the GNRH1 gene encoding progonadoliberin-1 has protein sequence MEKSRKIFVSVLLFVMSVEICLAQHWSYGLQPGGKRNAENLAESFQEIANEMEKLGEAQKTECPGSYQRSRFSDLREAMESLIEGEARRKKI, from the exons ATGGAGAAGTCCAGGAAGATCTTTGTCAGTGTCCTCCTGTTCGTCATGTCTGTGGAAATCTGCTTGGCTCAACACTGGTCTTACGGCCTGCAaccaggaggaaaaaggaatgcCGAAAACCTGGCGGAGTCATTTCAAGAG ATTgcaaatgaaatggaaaaattaggGGAAGCGCAGAAGACTGAATGCCCAGGCTCGTACCAGCGTTCCAGGTTCAGTGATCTGAGGGAAGCCATG GAAAGTCTGATCGAAGGAGAAGCTAGACGAAAGAAGATTTAA